In one window of Mesoplodon densirostris isolate mMesDen1 chromosome 4, mMesDen1 primary haplotype, whole genome shotgun sequence DNA:
- the BTBD6 gene encoding BTB/POZ domain-containing protein 6 produces MLLPLACLHGRVAQCLTALLVLAEPPPRPRRGARAHGAPPPRAEAALPAKMAAELYAPAGAAATAATATDIANSNAAAAAAAGRKGRPSAPLPSLPPPAPAPPALDNNNLESPNWQSFHPTLRERNALMFNNELMADVHFVVGAPGAARRVPAHKYVLAVGSSVFYAMFYGDLAEVKSEIHIPDVEPTAFLILLKYMYSDEIDLEADTVLATLYAAKKYIVPALAKACVTFLETSLEAKNACVLLSQSRLFEEPELTQRCWEVIDAQAEMALRSEGFCEIDWQTLEIIVMREALNTKEAVVFEAVLSWAEAECKRQGLPVTPRNKRHVLGPALYLVRIPTMTLEEFANGAAQSDILTLEETHNIFLWYTAANKPLLEFPLTKRKGLAPQRCHRFQSSAYRSNQWRYRGRCDSIQFAVDRRVFIAGLGLYGSSSGRAEYSVKIELKRLGVVLAQNLTTFVSDGSSSTFSVWFEHPVQVEQDTFYTASAVLDGSELSYFGQEGMTEVQCGKVTFQFQCSSDSTNGTGVQGGQIPELIFYA; encoded by the exons ATGCTGCTGCCCCTGGCGTGCCTGCACGGCCGGGTGGCGCAGTGCCTCACCGCGCTCCTGGTGCTCGCAGAGCCGCCCCCGAGGCCCCGGCGCGGCGCGAGGGCGCACGGCGCGCCGCCCCCGCGCGCGGAGGCCGCCCTGCCCGCGAAGATGGCCGCGGAGCTCTACGCGCCCGCCGGCGCCGCAGCCACGGCCGCCACCGCCACGGACATCGCCAACAGcaacgccgccgccgccgccgccgcgggcagGAAGGGACGGCCCAGCGCCCCGCTGCCCTCCCTGCCACCGCCCGCGCCCGCGCCGCCCGCACTCGACAACAACAACTTGGAGAGCCCCAACTGGCAGTCCTTCCACCCGACCCTGCGCGAGAG GAACGCGCTGATGTTCAACAACGAGCTCATGGCCGACGTGCACTTCGTCGTGGGGGCCCCGGGCGCGGCCCGGAGGGTGCCTGCCCACAAG TATGTCTTGGCCGTGGGTAGCTCTGTCTTTTATGCCATGTTTTACGGGGACCTGGCAGAAGTCAAGTCAGAAATCCACATCCCTGACGTGGAACCTACAGCTTTTCTCATCTTGTTAAA GTACATGTACAGTGACGAGATTGACCTGGAAGCGGACACGGTGCTGGCCACTCTGTATGCCGCCAAGAAGTACATTGTCCCCGCGTTAGCAAAGGCCTGTGTAACCTTCCTGGAGACGAGTCTGGAAGCCAAAAACGCCTGTGTGCTGCTGTCCCAGAGCCGGCTGTTCGAGGAGCCCGAGCTGACCCAGCGCTGCTGGGAGGTGATCGACGCTCAGGCTGAGATGGCCCTGAGGTCCGAAGGCTTCTGTGAAATTGACTGGCAGACGCTGGAGATCATCGTGATGCGGGAGGCCCTCAACACCAAGGAGGCTGTGGTCTTCGAGGCGGTCCTGAGCTGGGCCGAGGCAGAGTGCAAGAGGCAGGGCCTGCCAGTCACCCCGCGCAACAAGCGGCATGTTTTGGGGCCAGCCCTCTACCTGGTCCGAATTCCAACCATGACCCTGGAAGAGTTTGCCAACGGCGCCGCCCAGTCGGACATCCTGACGCTGGAGGAGACCCACAACATCTTCCTGTGGTACACGGCGGCCAACAAGCCCCTCCTCGAATTCCCCCTGACCAAGAGGAAGGGCCTCGCCCCGCAGAGGTGCCACCGCTTCCAGTCCTCCGCCTACCGCAGCAACCAGTGGCGCTACCGCGGGCGCTGCGACAGCATCCAGTTTGCCGTGGACAGGAGAGTATTTATTGCGGGGCTAGGCTTGTACGGCTCTAGCTCAGGGAGAGCGGAGTACAGCGTGAAGATTGAACTCAAGCGGCTGGGGGTGGTCCTGGCGCAGAACTTGACCACGTTTGTCTCCGATGGCTCCAGCAGCACCTTCTCAGTCTGGTTTGAACACCCCGTGCAGGTGGAGCAGGACACCTTCTACACCGCCAGCGCCGTCCTGGATGGCAGCGAGCTCAGCTACTTTGGGCAGGAGGGCATGACCGAGGTGCAGTGTGGGAAGGTGACCTTCCAGTTCCAGTGCTCTTCCGACAGCACCAACGGGACCGGGGTCCAGGGCGGGCAGATCCCTGAGCTCATCTTCTACGCCTGA